Proteins encoded together in one Mycobacterium noviomagense window:
- a CDS encoding GAF and ANTAR domain-containing protein, protein MAELSNHELALRMAELARSIAPPRNVDDVLVRVTDAAVELIPGADTAGVLLVAPGRKFQSLFGTSDLVYKVDELQAKYHEGPCLDAAEDELMLRTDDFTKEPRWPNFSRAVSEIGVRSCLSYKLYAGDRSAGALNVFGLRPNVFNAESEAIGSVLGAHAAAAIMASRHGEELRSALNSRDVIGQAKGILMERFDVDAMRAFDMLRELSQIMNIRLAEIARRVVETRGD, encoded by the coding sequence GTGGCCGAGCTGTCCAATCACGAGCTGGCTTTGCGCATGGCGGAGCTGGCCCGTTCTATCGCGCCACCGCGCAACGTCGACGACGTCTTGGTACGGGTAACAGACGCGGCGGTTGAGTTGATACCTGGCGCCGACACTGCCGGCGTGCTGCTGGTCGCGCCCGGGCGCAAGTTCCAGTCGCTTTTCGGTACCTCCGACCTTGTCTACAAAGTCGATGAGCTGCAAGCGAAATACCATGAAGGTCCCTGTCTCGATGCCGCAGAAGACGAGCTGATGCTGCGCACCGACGACTTCACAAAAGAGCCCCGGTGGCCGAACTTTTCCCGCGCGGTCAGCGAGATCGGTGTGCGCAGCTGTCTTTCTTACAAGCTCTACGCCGGTGACCGCAGCGCGGGCGCCTTGAATGTCTTCGGCTTGCGGCCCAACGTATTCAACGCCGAATCGGAAGCCATCGGATCGGTGCTCGGTGCCCACGCCGCCGCGGCGATTATGGCCAGCCGGCATGGTGAAGAGCTGCGGTCCGCATTGAACAGCCGGGATGTCATCGGCCAGGCGAAGGGCATCCTCATGGAACGGTTCGACGTCGATGCCATGCGCGCGTTCGACATGCTGCGCGAGCTGTCGCAGATCATGAACATCCGGCTGGCCGAGATTGCGCGGCGGGTCGTCGAGACCCGCGGGGATTGA
- a CDS encoding cupin domain-containing protein, whose product MTELPDWARPLDLAPNPEGGWFRQTWRSDVTVSQSALPPDYTGPRSAGTAILLLLMPGQHSAWHTVRSAEMWLHHRGSPLLLDVGSERDSATTHVLGSDILAGERPQVLVPPRHWQRARPRDDEPSLVSCVVVPGFDYADFGLGPAE is encoded by the coding sequence ATGACCGAGCTCCCGGATTGGGCTCGCCCGCTGGACCTGGCGCCCAACCCAGAGGGCGGCTGGTTCCGGCAAACGTGGCGCAGCGATGTGACCGTCAGCCAGTCCGCGTTGCCGCCGGACTACACCGGGCCGCGTAGCGCCGGAACGGCGATCCTGCTGCTGCTCATGCCCGGCCAGCACTCGGCGTGGCACACGGTGCGCAGCGCCGAGATGTGGCTGCACCACCGGGGTAGCCCGCTGCTGCTCGATGTCGGAAGCGAACGAGACAGCGCCACAACGCATGTGCTGGGCAGCGACATCCTGGCCGGCGAGCGCCCCCAGGTGCTGGTGCCGCCGCGCCACTGGCAGCGGGCCCGTCCCCGCGACGACGAGCCGAGCCTGGTCAGCTGCGTGGTGGTGCCGGGTTTCGACTACGCCGACTTCGGCCTCGGGCCCGCGGAATAG
- a CDS encoding VOC family protein: protein MPVRHRAPLGAPTWIDLTSSDVDRAQDFYGSLFGWTFESAGPEYGGYINAAKDGHPVAGLMANNPEWQSPDHWTTYFHTADIQATVSALTAAGGSSCIAPMEVPAKGFMSMASDPTGAPFGLWQPLEHQGFEVVGEASAPVWHQLTTRDFRAAVDFYQKVLAWRTEQVSDSDEFRYATASFGDQQLLGVMDGAGCLASEMPSTWSIFFGAQHVDKTLQVITDNGGAVLRAAEDTPYGRLAAAADPTGAVFNLSSLQG, encoded by the coding sequence GTGCCAGTTCGTCACCGCGCGCCGCTGGGCGCCCCAACGTGGATCGATCTGACGTCGTCTGACGTCGACCGCGCCCAAGACTTCTATGGCAGCCTCTTCGGCTGGACGTTCGAGTCCGCCGGACCCGAATACGGTGGCTACATCAACGCCGCCAAGGACGGCCACCCGGTCGCCGGGCTGATGGCCAACAATCCCGAGTGGCAGTCTCCCGACCATTGGACTACCTACTTCCACACCGCCGATATCCAGGCCACGGTGTCGGCGCTGACCGCGGCGGGCGGCTCGTCGTGTATTGCGCCGATGGAGGTGCCTGCCAAGGGTTTCATGAGCATGGCAAGCGACCCGACAGGAGCGCCTTTCGGTCTGTGGCAGCCGCTGGAGCACCAGGGCTTCGAAGTGGTCGGCGAAGCCAGCGCACCGGTATGGCACCAGCTCACCACCCGCGATTTCCGCGCGGCTGTCGACTTCTACCAAAAGGTACTCGCGTGGCGGACTGAGCAGGTCTCCGATAGCGACGAATTCCGCTACGCCACTGCGTCATTCGGTGATCAGCAGCTGCTCGGGGTGATGGACGGCGCGGGCTGCCTGGCCTCGGAGATGCCGTCGACCTGGAGCATCTTCTTCGGCGCCCAGCATGTCGACAAGACCCTGCAGGTGATCACCGACAACGGCGGCGCGGTGCTGCGCGCGGCCGAAGACACCCCCTATGGTCGGCTGGCGGCGGCCGCCGATCCCACCGGTGCGGTGTTCAACCTGTCGTCGCTGCAGGGTTAG
- a CDS encoding type II toxin-antitoxin system Rv0910 family toxin gives MAKLSGSIDVPLPPEEAWAHASDLSRYKEWLTIHRVWRSKLPENLEKGTVIESIVEVKGMPNRIKWTIVHYKPPEAMTLNGDGVGGVKVKLLAKVKPKGDGSVVSFDVHLGGPALFGPIGMLVAGALKSDIRESLEKFVKVFAGT, from the coding sequence ATGGCAAAACTCTCCGGATCCATCGACGTACCACTGCCGCCAGAAGAGGCGTGGGCGCACGCCTCTGACCTGTCCCGCTACAAGGAATGGCTGACCATTCACCGGGTATGGCGCAGCAAGCTGCCCGAAAACCTCGAAAAAGGCACCGTGATTGAGTCGATCGTCGAAGTCAAGGGCATGCCCAACCGGATCAAGTGGACGATCGTGCACTACAAGCCACCGGAGGCGATGACGCTCAACGGCGACGGCGTCGGCGGTGTCAAGGTCAAGCTGCTCGCCAAAGTCAAACCCAAGGGTGACGGCTCGGTCGTCAGCTTCGACGTCCACCTCGGCGGTCCCGCGCTGTTCGGGCCGATCGGAATGTTGGTTGCCGGCGCGCTCAAGAGCGACATCCGCGAATCACTGGAGAAGTTCGTCAAGGTCTTCGCCGGAACCTGA
- a CDS encoding HNH endonuclease signature motif containing protein: protein MFDEAARAEVIARFDELFERRHPSTTRESAALIDQICALARAENRAAAAQLVAIGELFGYRLSRCSETEDWAIDTEEAVSAEVGAALRISRGLAGSRLRYARAMRERLPKVAAVFEAGEIGLRLFQTIVFRTDLITDPAVLAAVDAELAIQVARWPSLTQGRLAGQIDKIVAAADADAVRRRKQYQDDREVWIGAEVEGTAEIHGTLFSTDAQALDQRLDALAGTVCAHDPRTRAQRRADALGALAAGADRLGCRARPDCVAGDRRPASPVVVHVIAEQATIAGTASEPGALVGAEGLISPEMVAELAKSAKLVALAHPADAPPERGYAPSTALADFVRCRDLTCRWPGCDRPAFDCDLDHTIPYAAGGPTHASNLKCYCRAHHLVKKTFWGWRDQQLPDGTLIVTAPSGHTYVTTPGSALLFPSLCRPTGQPPVPPAEPPADYCAERTAMMPKRRRTRAQDRAQRIATERRHNHNARIANREKRLSYFDLGPAPPAADDDDPPPF, encoded by the coding sequence ATGTTCGATGAGGCGGCGCGGGCGGAGGTGATTGCTCGCTTTGACGAGCTCTTCGAGCGCCGGCATCCCTCGACCACGCGCGAGTCGGCGGCGCTTATCGATCAGATCTGCGCCTTGGCGCGGGCCGAAAACCGGGCCGCGGCCGCGCAGTTGGTCGCCATTGGTGAGTTGTTTGGCTATCGGCTATCCCGCTGCTCGGAGACCGAAGACTGGGCCATCGACACCGAAGAAGCGGTGAGCGCCGAGGTGGGCGCCGCGTTGCGGATCAGCCGCGGGCTCGCGGGCAGTCGGCTGCGTTACGCGCGGGCCATGCGGGAGCGGCTACCCAAGGTGGCCGCGGTGTTTGAAGCCGGCGAGATCGGGTTGCGGCTGTTTCAGACCATCGTGTTTCGCACCGATTTGATCACCGACCCCGCGGTGCTGGCCGCCGTCGACGCCGAGCTGGCGATCCAGGTGGCGCGCTGGCCGTCGCTGACCCAGGGCCGGCTGGCCGGACAGATCGACAAGATCGTCGCTGCAGCCGATGCCGACGCGGTGCGCCGGCGCAAGCAGTACCAGGACGATCGGGAGGTCTGGATCGGCGCTGAGGTGGAGGGCACCGCCGAGATTCACGGCACCTTGTTCAGCACCGACGCCCAGGCGCTGGACCAGCGGCTGGACGCGTTGGCGGGCACGGTGTGCGCGCACGATCCGCGCACCCGCGCCCAGCGCCGCGCCGACGCGCTGGGGGCGTTGGCGGCCGGGGCGGATCGGTTGGGGTGTCGCGCGCGCCCCGATTGTGTGGCCGGGGATCGGCGGCCCGCCTCGCCGGTGGTGGTTCATGTGATCGCCGAACAGGCCACCATCGCCGGCACGGCAAGCGAGCCCGGGGCGCTGGTCGGCGCCGAGGGGCTCATCTCCCCGGAAATGGTGGCCGAACTAGCCAAGTCGGCCAAGCTGGTGGCGCTGGCTCATCCCGCTGATGCCCCACCGGAGCGCGGCTATGCGCCGTCGACGGCGCTGGCCGATTTTGTGCGGTGCCGGGATTTGACCTGCCGCTGGCCGGGCTGCGACCGCCCCGCCTTCGACTGCGACCTGGATCACACGATCCCCTATGCCGCGGGCGGGCCCACGCATGCGTCGAACCTCAAATGTTATTGCCGCGCGCATCATTTGGTGAAGAAGACGTTTTGGGGCTGGCGCGACCAGCAGCTGCCGGATGGCACGCTGATCGTGACCGCGCCGAGCGGGCACACCTATGTCACTACCCCGGGCAGCGCGCTGCTGTTCCCGAGTCTGTGCCGGCCCACCGGCCAACCGCCGGTGCCGCCAGCCGAGCCGCCGGCTGACTACTGCGCCGAGCGCACGGCGATGATGCCCAAGCGCCGGCGCACCCGAGCCCAAGACCGAGCCCAGCGCATCGCCACCGAACGCCGCCACAACCACAACGCCCGCATCGCCAACCGAGAAAAACGCCTCAGCTACTTCGACCTCGGACCCGCCCCGCCCGCAGCCGACGACGACGATCCACCACCGTTTTGA
- a CDS encoding MBL fold metallo-hydrolase, with protein MLRGPLRLVAGTATLAVGGWALRALHGAPAALGADPAAIREVAQRSPNYRDGVFVNLDPASLFNLDREQQQLIVREIIGARKTTRPPVPIPLARPGRLDDSPGRLAVTWFGHATALLEIDGYRVLTDPVWSHRCSPSDVIGPERLHPPPMQVDALPAVDAVVISHDHYDHLDHDTVIALAHSQWAPFVVPLGVGAHLRAWGIPEERIIELDWFERTQLDELTLICTPARHFSGRFLSRNNTLWASWALIGPNRRAYFAGDSGYTKSFAQVGDDHGPFDLTLMPVGAYNKAWPDIHMNPEEAVQAHRDVTGSGLLVPIHWGTFRLAPHPWAEPIERLLPAADAAQVRVAVPKPGERVDAEEPAEPIPWWRP; from the coding sequence ATGCTTCGCGGACCACTGCGGCTGGTGGCGGGCACTGCCACATTGGCGGTCGGCGGATGGGCGCTGCGGGCACTGCACGGCGCTCCGGCCGCCCTCGGCGCCGACCCGGCCGCGATCCGCGAGGTGGCGCAGCGTTCACCGAACTACCGGGACGGCGTCTTCGTCAACCTCGACCCGGCTTCGCTGTTCAACCTCGACCGCGAGCAGCAGCAGCTGATCGTGCGGGAGATCATCGGCGCACGGAAAACCACGCGGCCACCCGTGCCGATCCCGTTGGCCCGACCGGGGAGGCTCGACGACAGCCCGGGCCGGCTCGCGGTCACCTGGTTCGGCCACGCCACAGCGCTGCTGGAAATCGACGGTTACCGCGTCCTGACCGATCCGGTGTGGAGTCACCGCTGCTCGCCGTCCGACGTGATCGGCCCTGAGCGGCTGCATCCGCCGCCGATGCAGGTGGATGCGCTGCCCGCCGTCGACGCCGTCGTCATCAGCCACGACCACTACGACCATCTCGACCACGACACCGTCATCGCGCTGGCTCACAGCCAATGGGCCCCATTCGTCGTGCCGCTGGGGGTGGGTGCGCATCTTCGCGCCTGGGGCATCCCGGAGGAACGGATCATCGAACTGGACTGGTTCGAGCGCACCCAGCTCGACGAGCTGACCCTGATTTGCACGCCGGCACGCCATTTCTCGGGGCGTTTCCTGAGCCGTAACAACACGCTGTGGGCGTCGTGGGCGCTGATCGGGCCGAACCGCCGCGCGTACTTCGCCGGCGACAGCGGCTATACCAAGAGCTTCGCTCAGGTGGGCGACGACCACGGTCCGTTCGACCTGACGCTGATGCCGGTCGGCGCATACAACAAGGCTTGGCCGGACATCCACATGAATCCCGAGGAAGCGGTCCAGGCCCACCGGGACGTCACAGGCTCCGGGCTATTGGTGCCGATCCATTGGGGCACGTTCCGGCTGGCGCCGCATCCGTGGGCGGAGCCGATCGAGCGGTTGCTGCCCGCGGCTGACGCGGCCCAGGTTCGGGTTGCGGTGCCCAAACCTGGTGAGCGCGTGGACGCCGAGGAACCCGCCGAACCGATCCCGTGGTGGCGTCCCTAA
- a CDS encoding enoyl-CoA hydratase encodes MIGVTRVEAVTTIELQRAERRNALNSELVEELREAVEKAAAENVRAIVLTGQGTVFCAGADLSGDAFAADYPDRLIALHKAMDAAPMPVIGAINGPAIGAGLQLAMQCDLRVVAPDAFFQFPTSKYGLALDNWSIRRLCSLVGHGRARAMLLAAEKLPADVALATGMANRIGTVADAQAWAAEIAGLAPLALQHAKRVLNDDGAIEEASPVHKELFDKAWASQDAIEAQVARIQKRPPNFQGA; translated from the coding sequence ATGATCGGTGTCACCCGCGTCGAAGCCGTCACCACCATTGAGCTGCAGCGTGCTGAGCGGCGAAACGCCCTGAACTCCGAGCTGGTCGAGGAGCTGCGCGAAGCCGTGGAAAAAGCGGCGGCCGAAAATGTGCGCGCGATCGTGCTGACCGGTCAGGGCACCGTGTTCTGCGCTGGCGCAGACCTGAGCGGAGACGCGTTCGCCGCCGACTATCCGGACCGGCTCATCGCGTTGCACAAAGCGATGGATGCCGCGCCGATGCCGGTGATCGGCGCCATCAACGGACCGGCCATCGGCGCCGGCTTGCAGCTGGCGATGCAGTGCGATCTGCGGGTCGTTGCCCCAGACGCGTTCTTCCAGTTCCCCACCTCGAAATACGGCCTGGCACTTGATAACTGGAGCATCCGTCGGCTGTGCTCGCTGGTAGGTCACGGCCGCGCGCGGGCGATGCTGCTGGCCGCCGAGAAGCTGCCGGCCGACGTGGCGCTGGCCACCGGCATGGCCAACCGGATCGGCACGGTGGCCGATGCGCAGGCCTGGGCGGCGGAGATCGCCGGGCTGGCGCCTCTGGCGCTGCAGCACGCCAAGCGAGTGCTCAACGACGACGGCGCCATCGAGGAAGCGTCGCCGGTCCACAAGGAGCTGTTCGATAAGGCGTGGGCCAGCCAGGACGCGATCGAGGCCCAGGTCGCTCGCATACAGAAACGGCCACCGAACTTCCAGGGAGCCTGA
- a CDS encoding MFS transporter has product MPAEDFVAPTVRTRDRAALQSLNFFMADMEAGMGPFLGVLLASRGWQTGTIGAVITLGAIVGMVTVAPAGALVDATTRKRACVIGVGLAAVAASAVILTNHHFWVVAAAQAVMCISGAAIAPAVIGITLGLVGQMGFTSQIGRNQAFNHAGNMAGAGLGGLLGWVFGYAGVFWLAAAFAVVAIASTLAIPPGRINHHIARGEALTGDQAPVKKLRVLIESKPLLALAAAVVLFHLGNAAMLPLYGLAVVATHANPFITVASTVVVAQAVMIVASLAAMRIAQTRGYWLAILVAFSALPVRGLIAANVITTWGVIPVQVLDGVGAGMLSVAVPGLVARLLDGTGHINIGQGAIMAAQGLGGALSPVLGGYVAQIWGFPTAFFLLGGLSVGSLVIWLTFAPMLRRAGNHLPALSEPAEVT; this is encoded by the coding sequence GTGCCAGCCGAGGACTTCGTCGCGCCGACGGTGCGAACGCGTGATCGGGCCGCGCTGCAGTCGCTGAATTTCTTCATGGCCGACATGGAGGCCGGCATGGGGCCCTTTCTGGGGGTGCTGCTGGCCAGCCGCGGCTGGCAGACCGGGACCATCGGTGCGGTCATCACCCTGGGCGCCATCGTGGGCATGGTGACCGTCGCGCCCGCCGGAGCTTTGGTCGATGCCACCACCCGCAAGCGGGCCTGCGTCATCGGCGTCGGCCTGGCCGCCGTCGCCGCGTCGGCGGTGATTCTGACCAACCATCACTTCTGGGTGGTCGCCGCCGCGCAGGCCGTCATGTGCATCTCCGGGGCGGCCATCGCCCCGGCGGTCATCGGCATCACGCTCGGCTTGGTCGGCCAAATGGGGTTCACCAGCCAGATCGGCCGCAACCAGGCCTTCAACCACGCCGGCAACATGGCCGGTGCCGGCCTGGGCGGGCTGCTGGGTTGGGTGTTCGGCTACGCCGGCGTGTTCTGGTTGGCCGCGGCCTTCGCAGTGGTGGCCATCGCCTCGACCCTGGCGATTCCGCCCGGTCGCATCAACCACCACATCGCCCGCGGCGAGGCGCTGACCGGCGACCAGGCCCCGGTCAAAAAGCTGCGAGTGCTCATCGAATCCAAGCCGCTGCTGGCGTTGGCCGCCGCGGTGGTGCTGTTCCACCTGGGCAACGCCGCGATGCTGCCGCTCTACGGGCTGGCGGTGGTCGCCACTCACGCCAACCCGTTCATCACGGTGGCCAGCACCGTGGTCGTCGCCCAGGCTGTGATGATCGTCGCCTCGCTGGCGGCGATGCGGATCGCCCAAACCCGCGGCTACTGGCTGGCGATCCTGGTCGCGTTCAGCGCGCTGCCCGTCCGCGGGCTCATCGCCGCCAACGTGATCACCACCTGGGGCGTCATTCCGGTGCAGGTGCTCGACGGGGTCGGCGCGGGCATGCTCTCGGTGGCGGTGCCCGGGCTGGTGGCCCGCCTGCTCGACGGCACGGGGCACATCAACATCGGCCAGGGCGCGATCATGGCAGCCCAAGGTCTCGGTGGCGCGCTGAGCCCGGTGCTCGGCGGCTATGTCGCCCAGATATGGGGATTCCCAACCGCTTTCTTCCTGCTCGGCGGACTGTCGGTGGGATCGCTGGTCATCTGGCTCACGTTCGCGCCGATGCTGCGCCGGGCAGGCAACCACCTACCCGCATTATCTGAGCCCGCCGAGGTGACGTGA
- a CDS encoding acetyl-coenzyme A carboxylase carboxyl transferase subunits beta/alpha has protein sequence MGLDKLRDAVLDDGSFVSWDTAPTPVPTSESYARELAAARAATGIDESVLTGEGRIFGRRVAVVVCEFGFLGGSIGVAAAERITAAVQRATAERLPLLASPSSGGTRMQEGTVAFLQMVKIAAAVTLHKQAHLPYLVYLRDPTTGGVFASWGSLGHVTIAEPGALIGFLGPRVYEQLYGEPFPAGIQTAENLQRHGVIDGVVPLDELRHTLDRALAVLADEPASSSPSPSSEPIPDVPAWDSVVASRRPDRPGVRHLLRHGCTEQVLLSGTEQGEAATTLLALARFAGQPAVVLGQQRVVGGIVGPASLREARRGMALAGELRLPLVLVIDTAGPALSAEAEEGGLAGEIARCLADLVTLDTPTVSVLLGQGSGGPALAMVPADRVLAALHGWLAPLPPEGASAIVFRDTDHAAELAAAQGIRSADLLASGIVDRIVVEHPDASDEPIEFSTRLCSAIAAEVHALRAVPDAERMAARLERYRRIGLR, from the coding sequence ATGGGACTCGACAAACTGCGCGACGCGGTGCTGGACGACGGGTCGTTCGTCAGCTGGGACACCGCGCCGACGCCGGTGCCGACTTCGGAGTCCTACGCTCGCGAGCTGGCCGCCGCCCGGGCCGCTACCGGCATCGACGAGTCGGTGCTGACCGGAGAGGGCCGGATCTTCGGTCGCCGCGTAGCGGTGGTGGTCTGTGAATTCGGCTTCCTCGGCGGCTCGATCGGTGTGGCGGCGGCCGAACGGATCACCGCCGCGGTGCAACGTGCAACGGCGGAGCGGTTGCCGCTGCTGGCGTCGCCGAGCTCCGGCGGCACCCGCATGCAGGAAGGCACAGTCGCATTCCTGCAGATGGTCAAGATCGCCGCAGCCGTCACCCTGCACAAGCAGGCACACCTGCCCTACTTGGTCTACCTGCGCGATCCGACCACCGGCGGGGTGTTCGCGTCGTGGGGCTCGCTGGGACACGTCACCATCGCCGAGCCCGGCGCGCTGATCGGTTTCCTGGGCCCGCGCGTCTACGAGCAGCTCTACGGCGAACCGTTTCCCGCCGGGATCCAGACCGCGGAGAACCTGCAGCGGCACGGGGTGATCGACGGCGTGGTCCCCCTCGATGAGCTACGGCACACGCTGGATCGAGCGTTGGCGGTGCTCGCCGACGAGCCCGCGTCATCGTCGCCGTCGCCGTCCAGCGAGCCGATACCCGATGTGCCGGCGTGGGATTCGGTGGTGGCATCGCGGCGGCCGGACCGGCCGGGAGTGCGCCACCTGCTGCGGCATGGCTGCACCGAACAGGTGCTGTTGTCGGGCACCGAACAGGGCGAGGCAGCGACCACTCTGTTGGCGCTGGCCCGGTTCGCCGGTCAGCCCGCGGTGGTGCTCGGCCAGCAGCGCGTGGTCGGCGGAATCGTCGGTCCCGCGTCGTTGCGCGAGGCCCGCCGCGGCATGGCTCTCGCGGGCGAATTGCGCCTTCCCCTGGTGCTGGTCATCGACACCGCCGGCCCGGCCTTGTCGGCCGAAGCTGAGGAGGGCGGGCTGGCCGGCGAGATCGCCCGCTGCTTGGCCGATCTGGTCACCCTGGACACGCCGACGGTGTCGGTGCTGCTGGGCCAGGGCAGCGGCGGCCCGGCACTGGCGATGGTGCCCGCCGACCGCGTGTTGGCCGCGCTGCACGGCTGGCTGGCGCCGCTGCCGCCCGAGGGCGCCAGCGCGATCGTCTTCCGCGACACCGACCATGCCGCGGAACTAGCTGCAGCACAGGGCATTCGGTCAGCCGACCTGCTGGCATCGGGCATCGTCGATCGCATCGTGGTCGAGCATCCCGATGCCTCCGACGAGCCGATCGAGTTCTCCACCCGGCTCTGCAGCGCCATCGCCGCCGAAGTGCACGCACTGCGCGCTGTGCCCGACGCCGAGCGGATGGCAGCGCGACTGGAGCGCTACCGGCGCATCGGCCTGCGTTAG
- a CDS encoding TetR/AcrR family transcriptional regulator, with protein MRRASEESKAAILAAARERFGTAGFQAATIRAIAADAGVDPAMVMRYYGSKDKLFAAAADFDLRFPDLSQAERTDVGRALVRHFLERWEGDDALVILLRSSATNDEAAQRMRQIFETQLQPLVASVAPAAESERRAGLIATQIMGMAFCRFVLRLAPVVAMSRDEIVEWLGPTIQRYLGPPDS; from the coding sequence ATGAGACGGGCGTCGGAGGAGAGCAAGGCTGCGATCCTGGCGGCCGCGCGCGAGCGGTTCGGCACTGCCGGCTTCCAGGCCGCCACCATCCGGGCGATCGCCGCTGATGCCGGTGTCGATCCGGCGATGGTGATGCGGTACTACGGCAGCAAAGACAAGTTGTTCGCGGCCGCGGCGGATTTCGACCTGAGGTTTCCTGATCTGTCGCAGGCCGAGCGGACCGACGTCGGGCGGGCGCTGGTGCGGCATTTCCTCGAGCGCTGGGAGGGCGACGACGCGCTGGTCATCCTGCTGCGCTCGAGTGCCACCAATGACGAAGCCGCACAACGGATGCGGCAGATCTTTGAAACTCAGCTGCAGCCGTTGGTGGCCAGCGTCGCGCCGGCGGCGGAATCAGAGCGCAGGGCCGGGCTGATCGCCACCCAGATCATGGGGATGGCGTTCTGCCGGTTCGTGTTGCGGCTGGCGCCGGTGGTTGCGATGAGCCGCGACGAGATCGTCGAGTGGCTTGGGCCGACGATCCAGCGCTACCTCGGCCCGCCGGATAGCTAA
- a CDS encoding FAD-dependent monooxygenase — translation MTDTDVLVVGAGPTGLTLAISLLNRGARVMIGDCLAAGANTSRAAAVNARTLEVLEGIDVSRRMVKAGLIAARFTMRHQTRILMPIDFSVLPTRYPYTLMISQATTEKLLVERLTELGGEVLRPKTLTHLTQGRDGVTAAFDDGEDIRARYVVGADGMHSTVRELAGIGFTGGEYPESFALADARLSGEAPDDEVILFYAVSGLNVLAPLPDGIHRIVAPIFDAPEEPSTEFVQSLLDARGFGPGRTQVREVLWGSRFRIHHRVADTYRAGRLVLAGDAAHVHSPAGGQGMNLGIQDAVALADALGEVLHGGSDTALDAYSAARRPIARQVLATTGRLTRLATLPKAARPIRNGAMRLAARVPAVRSGLAWRLSGLVYR, via the coding sequence ATGACCGATACCGATGTCCTCGTCGTGGGAGCGGGGCCCACTGGGCTAACTCTGGCGATCTCGCTGCTCAACCGCGGGGCGCGAGTGATGATCGGCGACTGCTTGGCGGCAGGCGCCAACACCTCGCGCGCCGCGGCGGTCAATGCCCGCACGCTGGAGGTTCTCGAAGGCATCGACGTGTCGCGGCGCATGGTCAAGGCCGGTCTCATCGCAGCGCGGTTCACCATGCGCCACCAGACGCGGATCCTGATGCCGATCGATTTCTCGGTGCTGCCCACCCGCTACCCCTACACGCTGATGATTTCGCAGGCCACCACAGAGAAGCTGCTCGTCGAACGGCTGACCGAGCTCGGCGGCGAAGTGCTCCGGCCCAAGACGCTGACCCACCTCACCCAGGGCCGCGACGGCGTCACCGCCGCCTTCGACGACGGCGAGGATATCCGGGCACGCTACGTCGTCGGGGCCGACGGCATGCACAGCACCGTTCGCGAACTGGCCGGGATCGGCTTCACCGGCGGCGAGTATCCGGAGTCGTTCGCGCTGGCCGACGCCCGGCTGTCGGGCGAGGCGCCCGACGACGAGGTCATCCTGTTCTACGCAGTGAGCGGTCTCAACGTCCTCGCCCCGCTGCCCGACGGCATTCACCGCATCGTCGCACCGATCTTCGACGCACCCGAAGAGCCGTCGACGGAGTTCGTGCAGTCGTTGCTCGATGCCCGCGGTTTCGGCCCCGGACGCACCCAGGTGCGTGAGGTGCTGTGGGGGTCGCGATTCCGGATCCACCACCGCGTCGCCGACACCTACCGGGCCGGTCGGCTGGTGCTGGCCGGCGACGCTGCCCACGTGCACAGTCCGGCCGGCGGGCAGGGCATGAATCTGGGCATCCAAGACGCGGTGGCCTTGGCCGACGCGCTGGGCGAGGTGCTGCACGGCGGCTCCGACACGGCCCTCGACGCCTACAGCGCGGCTCGCCGGCCGATAGCCCGCCAGGTGCTGGCCACCACCGGACGGTTGACCCGACTGGCGACCCTGCCCAAAGCGGCGCGTCCCATCCGTAACGGAGCCATGCGGCTCGCCGCACGCGTGCCCGCTGTGCGCAGTGGGCTGGCCTGGCGGCTATCGGGTCTGGTCTACCGCTGA